The proteins below come from a single Mya arenaria isolate MELC-2E11 chromosome 8, ASM2691426v1 genomic window:
- the LOC128244378 gene encoding uncharacterized protein LOC128244378 yields the protein MPGKGADTVVSLVHHYFHYHGLGEQNAEIHFDNCAGQNKNHTVLWYALWRTMTEFHPDWHFGLWKNRWRKSNAETIGEVGATVTSSSRSGHNIPQLVGDPEKPVKFFYWKLYLQQFFKQMKNISKYHHVVLEGRQTGQALCTVKSQFAASDVFEFALLKNNAVVVPGLPSNVCIKGMDVERQWCLPDTIWEFCRIDIRT from the exons ATGCCAGGGAAGGGGGCAGACACAGTTGTTAGCCTTGTGCATCACTATTTCCATTACCATGGCCTTGGAGAACAGAATGCagaaattcattttgataactgtgCCGggcaaaacaaaaatcataccGTTCTTTGGTATGCTCTTTGGAGAACAATGACAG AGTTCCACCCGGATTGGCACTTCGGCCTATGGAAAAAcag ATGGAGGAAGTCAAATGCAGAGACAATTGGAGAAGTAGGTGCTACTGTAACCAGCTCATCACGGAGTGGTCATAACATTCCTCAACTTGTTGGTGATCCCGAAAAACCTGTCAAATTCTTCTATTGGAAACTGTATCTTcaacagtttttcaaacaaatgaagAACATCTCAAAGTACCATCATGTTGTACTTGAAGGTAGG CAAACAGGCCAGGCCTTGTGCACAGTGAAGAGTCAGTTTGCTGCATCAGATGTTTTCGAGTTTGCGTTGCTAAAAAATAATGCAGTTGTTGTTCCTGGACTCCCATCAAATGTCTGCATCAAGGGCATGGATGTTGAGCGGCAATGGTGTTTGCCTGACACAATCTGGGAATTCTGCCGAATTGACATAAGGACATAG
- the LOC128244379 gene encoding uncharacterized protein LOC128244379 produces MVLFIRSAQDAELYSQQEETMHWYPRVKFQYVNENPRELTLLTSQARVFNRWIQNANTMLMDISEAIPYIRFLGYGAQECADVLGRDGLHLSRVGGRHCSQVIEEDVYSWSEIAYQQDVHWNEDIRQPHSAEIDASSFDQCLAAAVEPVSDQNVQASKQPLYSEIVCLPAAEVPDVTSVQHNVKLPRRNVLKVDECARSARPCNHRSNKHRRARRRKFTQHRQLKVQRSEQYKDHVEIPLTSDVTVKVKADNVHSIWMCPKEDAITTKKRLPVCSTMTGVKKINKQTWFDCPLCPVKCSREDFLLDHFCRRHVPGGTKYKKNTDNSFCHRKSTKSSRSQPNSKSTISTSSLNPVEKTSPPHQDELDIANHADFSKLKLLLSNDVEQNPGPTYHCEWNNCGFIGLTTTRMGQHLPQHGREEECKWAQCNGFQRTSYEDLELHIIHDHFFDLLYGSI; encoded by the exons atggtcttgtttattCGCAGTGCTCAAG ATGCAGAGTTATACAGCCAGCAAGAGGAAACAATGCATTGGTATCCAAGGGTGAAATTCCAGTATGTGAATGAAAACCCAAGGGAGCTAACCCTTCTCACATCACAAG CGAGAGTCTTCAACAGATGGATCCAGAATGCTAACACCATGCTAATGGACATTTCAGAGGCCATCCCATACATCAGATTCCTTGGATATGGAGCTCAg gAATGTGCTGATGTGTTGGGTCGTGATGGACTTCATCTGAGTCGTGTTGGTGGTAGACATTGTAGTCAGGTGATTGAGGAGGATGTGTATTCCTGGAGTGAAATAGCCTATCAGCAGGATGTACATTGGAATGAAGACATACGCCAACCACATTCAGCAGAGATTGATGCATCAAGCTTTGACCAGtg CCTGGCAGCTGCTGTTGAACCAGTCAGTGACCAGAATGTCCAGGCCAGCAAGCAGCCTCTGTACTCGGAAATAGTCTGTTTG CCAGCAGCTGAAGTTCCAGATGTTACCTCAGTGCAGCATAATGTGAAGTTACCAAGGCGCAATGTATTGAAG GTTGATGAATGTGCTAGATCAGCCAGACCATGTAACCACAGATCAAACAAACATCGAAGGGCAAGGCGAAGAAAATTTACGCAACACAGACAGCTGAAAGTTCaaag aTCTGAGCAGTATAAAGATCACGTTGAAATTCCGTTGACATCTGATGTAACGGTAAAGGTGAAGGCAGACAATGTACATAGCATCTGGATG TGCCCGAAAGAAGACGCCATTACCACAAAGAAGCGCCTACCTGTCTGCTCTACAATGACTGGAGTTAAGAAGATAAACAAG CAGACATGGTTTGACTGCCCCCTTTGCCCAGTGAAGTGTTCTAGAGAAGATTTCCTACTGGACCATTTCTGTCGACGCCATGTACCTGGAGGGACCAAATACAAGAAGAACACTGACAATTCTTTCTGTCATCGG AAATCAACGAAGAGCAGCAGAAGTCAGCCAAACTCGAAGAGCACCATTTCAACATCCAGCCTGAACCCTGTAGAAAAAACTTCACCTCCCCATCAAG ATGAATTGGATATCGCAAATCACGCCGATTTCTCcaaattaaaattacttttatcaaatgatGTTGAGCAAAATCCTGGACCT ACCTATCACTGTGAATGGAATAATTGTGGATTCATCGGGCTAACAACAACTAGAATGGGACAACACCTGCCACAACATGGACGAGAAGAGGAATGCAAATGGGCGCAATGCAATGGATTTCAGCGAACGAGCTACGAAGACCTGGAGTTACACATTATACACGACCACTTCTTTGAT TTGCTGTACGGGTCTATTTAA